A stretch of Henckelia pumila isolate YLH828 chromosome 4, ASM3356847v2, whole genome shotgun sequence DNA encodes these proteins:
- the LOC140867790 gene encoding uncharacterized protein: MGLEVDYGNKHKPNSTPKLPLSKLLPPKPTHEPIQMLTPPLHQSLSVPFRWEVAPGKARSSTDGPVTCGTAAARRLDLPPRLMMLNDDSKNISIMPSPVTVLDGPYVGRSLSLACTFSFRKGSVTTGREEGAMRQRGGARNLGSGRWGSFKEEGKFSLRDAFKNEKRLKRRRSFFYLSGFNSNIWADICARFRHAVPWRRS; encoded by the exons ATGGGCTTGGAAGTAGATTATGGCAATAAGCACAAGCCAAACTCCACACCAAAACTTCCTTTATCCAAATTACTCCCACCGAAGCCAACTCATGAGCCGATTCAAATGCTGACGCCTCCGCTTCACCAGTCGCTTTCCGTTCCATTCCGGTGGGAGGTGGCGCCCGGGAAGGCGAGGTCCAGCACCGATGGCCCCGTTACATGCGGTACGGCGGCGGCCAGGCGGTTGGACTTGCCTCCTAGATTAATGATGTTGAACGATGATAGTAAGAATATTAGCATAATGCCCTCGCCCGTCACGGTTCTGGACGGGCCATATGTTGGCCGTTCGTTGTCGCTGGCATGCACGTTTTCCTTCCGGAAAGGCTCGGTGACGACTGGCCGGGAGGAGGGTGCGATGCGTCAGAGGGGCGGAGCTAGAAACTTGGGTTCGGGGCGGTGGGGGAGCTTCAAGGAGGAGGGGAAGTTTTCCCTTCGTGATGCTTTCAAGAATGAAAAAAGACTTAAGAGGAGGAGGAGCTTCTTTTACTTATCTGGCTTCAATTCTAATATATGG GCTGATATTTGTGCAAGATTTAGGCATGCAGTTCCATGGAGGCGTAGCTGA
- the LOC140864063 gene encoding uncharacterized protein, with protein sequence MDENCVSEEKNDGLYPIFYGVSCAFFALKFLPEPEICDARWSEIRNRMLQCSAHLLGLLVWRVQREESNNSVKTQLLHKLENAQKEIRELKKRRSEDAKANEKVVSIISSREQKWLDERKKLRQQIGALLNDLRVLENDKDTDISELNEKLKEKEVILLSKDKSFDEQQKKREEVEERLQKAEILVEELRENIKHEAQRHSGEITKHKTAFIELVSNQRQLEAEMGRALKQVEAAREELDSVLDQKEQSILMTQRLSMELVKMRKDSEQKDQILSAMLRKSKLDTAEKQMLLKEVKESKAKRKQAELETARLRAVSVSKNERNSLRNMLSKQLSSKSHAFAGRAMMSLDAGNFRSMKKDYHLEYEKPEMRKGLEAVSLVSDPYSTDGTEETQSTSDVEHLENWVNSEAEKYKIAIEQRHYLELEAFAEQLRLKDEKLEAFRWRMLSMELESKRVQSHIEGLDHELTQLKQEEMKLKATLLDREAELHKLKEQLQLQFNPSNLHKLNVNPSLHDAVAVRDPVWSNVKVIKRKPGQRKPEMKAIAEEISKEMENDKADHIPSNEPLKDIVLTLQSGTNIFQQESVGSEDVASSETSTSVSQESSNKSNWKMDIHALGVSYKIKRLKQQLLMLERLTGKQESNENGGNKNGDCGLKGFYPLISLLNKQVDRYQSLQTKNDDLCKRMHENNLNLNSGVSDIAKTEDETKILEQFLEETFQLQRYIVATGQKLMEVQAKIASGFVCDTEDIEKPATFDMKRFADSIRTLFREVQRGLEVRISRIIGDIEGTLACNGIIHLKK encoded by the exons ATGGATGAAAATTGTGTTTCTGAAGAGAAAAATGATGGATTATATCCGATATTTTACGGTGTTTCTTGCGCATTTTTTGCTCTTAAATTCTTGCCAGAGCCTGAAATTTGTGATGCTAGATGGTCAGAAATAAGAAATAGGATGCTTCAATGCAGTGCCCATCTTCTGGGATTGCTAGTTTGGAGAGTTCAAAGAGAGGAGTCTAACAATAGCGTTAAAACTCAGCTTCTCCATAAGCTGGAGAATGCACAAAAAGAGATACGAGAATTAAAGAAACGGCGAAGCGAAGATGCAAAAGCTAATGAAAAAGTTGTGAGCATAATTTCATCCAGAGAGCAGAAGTGGTTGGATGAGAGAAAGAAACTTAGGCAGCAAATAGGCGCTTTACTGAATGATCTTAGAGTTCTTGAGAACGACAAGGATACGGATATTTCCGAGTTGAAcgagaaattgaaagaaaaggAGGTTATTTTGTTGTCAAAGGATAAATCTTTTGATGAACAGCAGAAGAAGAGAGAAGAGGTTGAAGAAAGGCTACAAAAGGCTGAAATCCTAGTTGAGGAGTTGAGAGAAAACATTAAGCATGAAGCTCAACGTCATTCCGGTGAAATTACAAAGCATAAAACTGCGTTTATTGAGCTCGTGTCTAACCAAAGACAGCTCGAAGCAGAGATGGGTCGAGCCCTTAAACAAGTTGAAGCAGCAAGAGAAGAGCTTGATTCAGTATTAGATCAAAAGGAGCAGTCTATATTGATGACTCAAAGATTATCTATGGAACTTGTTAAAATGCGTAAAGATTCAGAACAGAAAGACCAGATTTTGTCGGCTATGTTAAGGAAATCTAAATTGGATACAGCTGAGAAGCAAATGCTTTTAAAAGAAGTGAAAGAATCAAAGGCCAAGAGAAAGCAGGCTGAGCTAGAAACAGCGAGGTTGAGGGCCGTTTCTGTATCGAAAAATGAGAGAAATTCATTAAGAAATATGTTATCTAAGCAATTAAGTTCAAAGTCACATGCATTTGCAGGGAGGGCCATGATGTCTTTAGATGCTGGGAATTTCAGATCTATGAAGAAGGACTACCATCTAGAGTATGAAAAACCCGAGATGAGAAAAGGGCTCGAAGCTGTTTCCCTTGTATCTGATCCGTATTCAACTGATGGAACGGAGGAAACAC AGTCAACATCTGATGTCGAGCACTTGGAGAATTGGGTCAACTCTGAGGCAGAAAAGTATAAGATTGCTATTGAGCAAAGGCATTACCTTGAATTAGAAGCTTTTGCAGAACAACTGAGACTCAAAGACGAAAAGCTAGAAGCATTTCGTTGGCGTATGCTAAGCATGGAACTCGAATCAAAGAGGGTACAGTCTCATATTGAAGGGCTAGATCATGAACTTACTCAACTGAAGCAAGAAGAGATGAAGTTGAAAGCCACACTATTGGACCGGGAAGCTGAATTACACAAACTTAAAGAGCAATTGCAATTGCAGTTCAACCCTTCAAATCTCCATAAACTAAATGTCAACCCCTCTCTACACGATGCAGTCGCTGTCCGCGACCCCGTTTGGTCGAATGTAAAGGTTATTAAAAGAAAACCAGGACAGAGAAAGCCAGAAATGAAGGCAATAGCTGAAGAAATTTCCAAGGAAATGGAGAATGATAAGGCTGATCATATCCCATCTAACGAACCGCTCAAGGATATAGTATTGACACTTCAATCAGGGACCAATATTTTCCAGCAAGAGAGTGTCGGGTCTGAGGATGTTGCAAGTTCGGAAACATCAACATCAGTAAGCCAAGAATCAAGCAACAAAAGTAACTGGAAAATGGATATCCACGCTCTCGGTGTGTCATACAAGATTAAGAGACTTAAGCAGCAATTACTCATGCTCGAGAGGCTTACAGGAAAGCAAGAAAGTAATGAAAATGGTGGAAACAAAAATGGGGATTGTGGACTGAAGGGATTCTATCCTCTTATATCACTCTTGAACAAACAGGTGGATCGATATCAGTCACTTCAGACCAAAAACGATGATCTTTGTAAGAGAATG CATGAGAACAACCTGAATTTGAACAGTGGAGTTTCCGACATTGCTAAAACAGAGGATGAAACCAAAATACTGGAGCAGTTTCTCGAAGAAACCTTTCAACTACAGAGATATATTGTCGCAACAGGTCAAAAACTGATGGAAGTGCAAGCCAAGATCGCATCGGGTTTTGTATGTGATACAGAAGACATTGAAAAGCCTGCAACATTCGACATGAAGCGGTTCGCTGACAGTATTCGAACCCTTTTCCGAGAAGTTCAGAGAGGACTTGAGGTACGGATATCTAGGATCATTGGAGATATTGAGGGAACCCTTGCATGCAATGGGATCATACATCTGAAAAAATAG
- the LOC140861727 gene encoding uncharacterized protein, producing MGLQVDYHYENGPNSTPKLSLSKLPTKPREPIQMLTPPLHQSLSVPFRWEVAPGKARAANATATPPYATVARGLPSKTVAARRLDLPPRLVINDDSKIAMMSSPVTVLDGPYVGRSLSLACTFSFRKGVVAAATREESARLKKRGGARNSGSGRWGSFEEEGKFSLSDAFKNEKKIKRFKRRSFFNLSSMNSNTWADICASFKHVVLWRRRR from the exons ATGGGGTTACAAGTAGATTATCACTATGAGAATGGCCCAAACTCCACACCTAAACTCTCTTTATCCAAACTCCCAACCAAGCCAAGAGAGCCGATTCAAATGCTGACACCACCACTCCACCAGTCTCTTTCCGTTCCGTTCCGGTGGGAGGTGGCGCCGGGGAAGGCGAGAGCCGCCAACGCCACCGCGACACCACCGTATGCCACGGTTGCACGTGGTCTGCCTTCCAAAACCGTGGCGGCGAGGCGTTTGGACTTGCCCCCAAGATTGGTGATTAATGATGATAGCAAGATTGCCATGATGTCATCACCCGTCACGGTTCTCGACGGGCCTTACGTCGGCCGTTCGCTGTCGCTAGCATGCACGTTCTCGTTCCGGAAAGGCGTGGTGGCGGCGGCTACCCGAGAAGAGAGTGCGAGGCTTAAGAAGAGGGGCGGAGCTAGAAACTCGGGTTCGGGACGGTGGGGGAGCTTTGAGGAGGAGGGGAAGTTTTCTCTTAGTGATGCTTTCAAGAATGAAAAAAAGATCAAAAGATTTAAGAGGAGGAGCTTCTTTAACTTATCTAGCATGAATTCTAATACATGG GCTGATATTTGTGCAAGTTTTAAGCACGTGGTTCTGTGGAGGCGTAGGCGATGA